One genomic window of Corynebacterium diphtheriae includes the following:
- a CDS encoding nicotinamide mononucleotide transporter family protein, translating into MNILNQLLNATLYIGGIPILWREIIGNLFGLASAYGGMKRVVWAWPVGIIGNLLLFTVFLGGVFHTPQDLDLYGQAGRQIMFLVVSTYGWWKWSQARKTGLKECQDLDPSRSIVSEPAEELSAVQPRWATRNERFGLIAFAIIGTLVFAWIFQTLGSWGPWADAWIFTGSMLATYGMARGWTEFWLIWIGVDIVGVPLLLMAGYYPSAVLYMVYGAFVLWGFFVWLRIQHPRGETTR; encoded by the coding sequence GTGAATATTCTCAATCAACTCCTCAACGCCACCCTCTACATCGGAGGAATTCCAATCCTGTGGCGAGAAATCATCGGAAACCTCTTCGGCCTCGCATCCGCATATGGCGGAATGAAGCGAGTGGTTTGGGCATGGCCCGTTGGTATCATCGGCAACCTCCTCCTCTTTACAGTCTTTCTCGGCGGTGTTTTCCACACCCCACAAGACCTCGACCTCTACGGCCAAGCTGGTCGCCAAATCATGTTCCTCGTCGTAAGCACCTATGGATGGTGGAAATGGTCGCAGGCCCGCAAGACGGGCCTGAAAGAATGCCAAGACCTCGACCCGTCACGCTCCATCGTCAGCGAACCAGCCGAAGAATTAAGCGCCGTCCAGCCACGCTGGGCAACCCGTAATGAACGATTCGGACTCATCGCCTTCGCAATCATAGGCACCCTCGTATTCGCTTGGATCTTCCAAACACTCGGCTCATGGGGCCCCTGGGCTGACGCCTGGATCTTCACCGGCTCCATGCTGGCTACCTACGGAATGGCACGCGGCTGGACTGAATTCTGGCTCATCTGGATCGGTGTCGACATCGTGGGAGTCCCCCTCCTTCTCATGGCCGGCTACTATCCTTCCGCAGTGCTGTACATGGTCTACGGTGCGTTTGTGCTGTGGGGATTTTTTGTGTGGCTGCGTATCCAACACCCCCGTGGGGAAACTACGCGCTAA
- a CDS encoding Cof-type HAD-IIB family hydrolase, with protein MTPRIIVTDMDGTLLNSEHEIPARFWPLLDEMHEQGIVFAPASGRQLYTLLDQFAQAGKDLSVIAENGTVVYHEGEIISVTTIDPEVAHRVIRTMTHSDLDWGVVVCRVDGAFIARGDVEFLTETVRYYAKLDVVDDLHSVVNDQVIKLAIYSFPDAETVAAPALAESVGDHTLAISGAHWIDIMSPHANKGVALQQLADNLGVPIEHTAAFGDYLNDYELLQTAGTAYAMSNAHPDIKDIADHVVGSNDEEAVLTTIHSLLTAAK; from the coding sequence ATGACTCCACGCATCATTGTCACAGATATGGACGGCACCTTACTCAATAGCGAGCACGAAATACCGGCGCGCTTTTGGCCGCTTCTCGACGAGATGCACGAGCAAGGAATCGTGTTCGCTCCGGCAAGTGGCCGCCAGCTCTACACTTTGTTGGATCAATTTGCGCAGGCCGGAAAAGATTTAAGTGTGATCGCAGAAAATGGCACCGTGGTCTATCACGAGGGCGAGATCATTTCCGTGACCACCATCGACCCCGAGGTAGCGCACCGCGTCATTCGTACCATGACGCACAGCGATCTCGACTGGGGCGTCGTTGTCTGCCGTGTCGACGGTGCGTTCATTGCGCGTGGCGACGTCGAGTTCCTCACCGAAACCGTGCGCTACTACGCAAAACTTGATGTGGTTGACGACCTCCACAGCGTTGTCAACGATCAGGTCATCAAACTCGCCATCTATTCTTTCCCCGATGCTGAGACAGTAGCAGCCCCTGCTCTCGCCGAAAGCGTGGGCGACCATACCCTCGCCATCTCTGGGGCGCATTGGATCGACATCATGAGTCCCCACGCGAACAAAGGCGTCGCACTCCAGCAACTAGCAGACAACCTCGGAGTTCCCATTGAGCACACCGCCGCCTTCGGCGACTACCTCAACGACTACGAACTGCTCCAAACTGCCGGAACCGCCTATGCCATGTCCAACGCACACCCTGATATTAAAGACATTGCTGATCACGTCGTCGGTTCCAACGATGAAGAAGCAGTGCTCACAACAATCCACAGCCTTCTGACCGCAGCAAAGTAA
- a CDS encoding enoyl-CoA hydratase/isomerase family protein translates to MNNKTSAAPVRAYVENSTGVLELNRPQALNSLTHEMVNIIDQALDQWWDDDAVHRVLVYSNSPKAFCAGGDVRAAREAIQAGRGGEADQFFVDEYDMNNNISEFPKPYISLIDGFVMGGGLGLSAHGSHRVISEKVSAAMPEMAIGFTPDVGMAYMFQRMTNATGSPSHALAAFLVTTGWRMTAADMIWSGLATDIVPSADHDLFRETVYAESLDEALERYSVDTVGDSELATLLPHIEKTFGFPTWAQINEALDTYPDREFVNTVTELLSTANPESLVAAVELMVASARSTTLREELDHEVVLGEYIRSRPNFAEGVRAVLVDKDRNADFTPATTGEVDVTPVRKLLKN, encoded by the coding sequence ATGAATAACAAAACCTCAGCAGCGCCCGTACGCGCCTACGTAGAAAACTCCACAGGAGTGTTAGAACTCAACCGCCCCCAAGCACTCAACTCGCTAACCCACGAGATGGTCAACATCATCGACCAAGCGCTCGATCAATGGTGGGACGACGACGCAGTCCACCGAGTGCTCGTTTATTCCAATTCGCCCAAAGCCTTTTGTGCAGGTGGCGACGTCCGCGCAGCTCGCGAAGCAATCCAAGCTGGCCGCGGTGGGGAAGCAGACCAGTTCTTCGTCGACGAATACGACATGAATAACAACATCTCCGAGTTCCCCAAGCCCTACATTTCGCTTATCGACGGCTTCGTCATGGGCGGTGGACTCGGACTTTCTGCCCACGGATCTCACCGAGTAATTAGCGAAAAAGTCAGTGCCGCCATGCCCGAAATGGCTATCGGATTTACCCCCGATGTCGGTATGGCCTACATGTTCCAACGAATGACCAACGCAACAGGAAGCCCCTCCCACGCACTCGCCGCCTTCCTCGTGACCACCGGATGGCGTATGACAGCCGCCGACATGATCTGGTCCGGACTAGCGACGGATATAGTCCCCAGCGCTGACCACGACCTCTTCCGCGAAACTGTCTACGCAGAATCTCTCGATGAAGCACTCGAACGCTACAGCGTAGACACTGTCGGCGACAGCGAACTCGCGACACTGCTACCGCACATCGAGAAAACCTTCGGTTTTCCCACGTGGGCACAAATCAACGAAGCACTCGACACTTACCCAGACCGCGAGTTCGTCAACACCGTAACCGAGTTACTTAGCACTGCAAACCCAGAATCACTCGTCGCAGCAGTAGAACTCATGGTTGCTTCTGCACGCAGTACCACCTTGCGCGAAGAACTCGATCACGAAGTCGTACTCGGGGAATACATCCGCAGCCGACCCAACTTCGCTGAAGGAGTACGCGCAGTCCTCGTAGACAAAGACCGCAACGCCGACTTCACACCAGCAACCACTGGGGAAGTCGACGTCACGCCCGTGAGGAAACTTCTCAAGAACTAG